A segment of the Asinibacterium sp. OR53 genome:
CTTGGGAGTCATCGAAAACAGCTATGGCTTTATGAATGTATGAGATGGCATTGGCATAATTCTTTTCCAGAATTGTGAGGTCGGCCAGGTAAAAGAGCCCTTTTGCCTCCAGTGATTTGTCGTGCAGCTCATCGGCCAGCTTCAGGAAATCGATAAAATATTGTTTGGCGACTTCCAGCTTACCTTGCTTCATCAGTATATAGCCGATCACTCCTTTAAAATGAGCGATCCGTTCGGGGTTGTTGAGGGCTTCGGCCCTGGCCAGTCCATCAACCGAAATTTCCATAGCGCCGGTATAATTGCCCAGCAGGAAAAAATCGTTATTCAGTGCTGGCCTGAAATCATGCAATTCCAAATAATACTGGCGCCGGGAAACGGCCAGTTTCAACCCCTCTTTGAAATACAGGATGGCTGAGTCGTATCGCCTGGCGAGATGAAAAGCCACTCCTGTGTTCCGCAATGCTATAAGCGCCCCACCGGTATCTTTCTGAATCCAGGTCTGGAGCAAAACCTTTTTAGCATGCCCAATGGCGGCATCGCTGCCTGCAGGTTGCTGGGCTAAAATGCCGTTGACCAAAGCAATGGCTAAAACCAGGCTTGCGGTTTTAAGATTCAATACAGGAAAAGATTTTTGAAAAGTTACGATTAGTTTTATCCTGTCACGTATTTTTAGCCTTATTTATCATTCATCAATTCTCAATAACCATGTCTTATACAGCAAGCTCCAATCGTTATGAACAGATGGAATACCGCCGATGCGGCAACAGCGGTCTCATGCTGCCGGCCGTTTCGCTGGGCCTATGGCATAATTTCGGTGATATCGATTCAATGGATAAAGCGCGTGATATTTTGCGCACAGCGTTCGACCATGGCATCACGCATTTCGATCTGGCCAATAATTATGGCCCGCCTCCCGGATCGGCAGAGAAAAATTTCGGACAGCTTTTCAAAGCAGATTTCCTGCCTTACCGCGACGAGCTCATCATCTCCACCAAAGCAGGATGGAAGATGTGGGAAGGGCCTTATGGCGACTGGGGTTCCCGGAAATACCTGGTGGCCAGTCTTGACCAGAGCCTGAAAAGAATGGGACTTGATTATGTAGATATTTATTACCACCATCGTCCCGATCCGCATACGCCCTTGGAAGAGACCATGTCTACACTCGATCTCATTGTTCGCCAGGGTAAAGCTTTGTATGTAGGTATCTCCAGCTATCAGCCGGCAGAAGCAGCCAAAGCCATCGCCATCTTGCGGGAGTTGGGTACACCTTGTCTTATTCATCAACCCAAATACTCAATGTTTGAGCGTTGGGTGGAAAATGGTTTGTTAGATGTATTGGGACGTGAAGGAGTGGGTTGTATACCTTTCTCCCCGCTTGCACAAGGCATGCTTACCAATAAATACCTGAAAGGGGTGCCAACAGATTCACGGGCTGCATCGCACAGGGGTAATGGTGCCATGGAAGAAGACCAGGTAACACCGGAGAAGCTGGATAAAGTGAAACGATTGAATGTATTGGCAGAGCAGCGTGGACAGTCGCTCGCGCAAATGGCGCTGGCATGGGTGCTGAAGGATCCGCGCATTACTTCGGTATTGATAGGCGCCAGTAAACCGGAGCAAGTAACGGATTCGTTGCAATGCATCAAAAATTACCAGTTCAGTTCAGAAGAGCTGGCGCTGATCGAAGGGATCCTGAGGTAATGAGTTGTTAGAAAATAGGTCCTCAGCCCACCGTCTAACAACTACCAACTTGTTTTACGTATTTTCGCAGCATGACCAATGAAAAAGCCGTAGCCGAGAAACTGTTGCAGGTTGGAGCAGTGAAGTTAAGTCCCGATGCCCCATTTACCTGGGCCAGTGGCTGGAAGAGCCCTATTTACTGCGATAACCGTAAAGTGTTATCATTTCCCTTTGTGCGTGATTTTATTAAAAGTGAGTTATGCAATGTGATTTTTGAGAAATTTCCGGAGGCAGAAGTGCTGGCCGGCGTTGCTACTGCCGGCATCCCTTGGGGAGCCATGGCTGCTGATCAACTCAAATTGCCTTATATGTATGTGCGTCCCAAACCCAAGGAACATGGATTGGGCAACCAGATAGAGGGGGCTTATACAGCCGGACAAAAAGTGCTGGTCATAGAAGACCTCATTTCTACCGGTAAGAGCAGCTTGCAGGTGGTAGACGTATTGCGTAGCGCCGGAGTAGAAGTAGTAGGCATGGTTTCCATTTTTAATTATGGTTTTTCAATAGCGGACACCGCTTTTGAAACAGCGGGTGTGCCATTCCGGTCGCTCACCAATTACAGCAATCTGATTGAACTGGCCATTGAAAAAGGACAGGTAGCTTCATCGCTGGAGCCTGTATTGCTGGAATGGAGAAATGATCCGGCGAATTGGAAAGGAGTCCATTGAGCAATGTATAAAGCTTTATGAAAAGAACAATTTATTTTTTAGTAGTATTCATTTTGGGAAGTTCCCTTTGCTTAAGGGCACAGCAACCCAGACCGGAATGGGTAACCATCAAATCGGCGAACCTGCGATGTTGGGAATGTAAAGAGCGGTTAGATAGATACTTGTTGCTGGAAAAGGACAATACCGACAATGGTATTTTGCAGTGGAAAATAAATCTATTGCAGGGTGAAATACGTGTTCAGTTTTTACCCGACAGAACCACCGCAGGAGCCATCAAAGCAGCGCTGAACAATGCAGGCTTTGATGCTGATGCAGAGAAAGCGGAGCCTGAAGCGTACAAGAAGCTGCCGCCGGTTTGCAAACGTGCAGAAGATGGTGGTGGACCGCAGAAAGGCAAACCCTGTCATATACCTCCGGTTAACTGATTGCATGGCCATCATTCTGTTCGATAATACTGTAAGGGCTCATTTCTACCCGCTTACCCAAACCCGCGCCATTGCCGGATTGCGCATGGGTATTGTGACCATTCGTGAACGATGGTCATTGTGGACACGCGAGCCTGTGTATGTGCACACAACCGGTTACCTGCAACAATTGTATGAAAGTCCGGCTGCGGAAACGCATTTATGGATCGATGCTACGGTATTGCCTTCTGCTGAGCTGTTAAGTGCTTTATCAGACATTGAAGAAGGCTCATGCCTGGCAGATGAGCAGGGGTTGATTGCAGGGAAAACGCAAATAGCTTTCGAGTCGTTTAATCCTGCTAACGGCTTGCATTATTTTAAAGAAGTGCGTAAGTATGCACAGGCCAGGCGGATACAACATCCCTGGCACCTGACGCAATACAATGATTTTTTGCTGCGGCAGGATTTCGACCTGCTGGTTGAAGGCCGTAATTCGCTGCCTATTCCCGAAACCAATCGTGTTAGTCAACCGGAAGCAATTTTTATTGAAGAAGGAGCAGTGGTGGAGCATTGCATCATCAATGCAGCTACTGGTCCGGTTTATATTGGAAAGAACGCTACGATAATGGAAGGCTCAGCCATACGCGGACCTTTTGCATTGGGTGAAGGGGCTGCTGTGAAAATGAACAGCCGCATTTATGGCGCTACCACCATTGGACCCTGGTGCATGGGTGGTGGCGAGATCAAGAACAGCATACTCATGGGCTACTCCAACAAAGCGCACGATGGTTATTTAGGCGACTCGGTAGTGGGTGAGTGGTGCAATTTCGGGGCGGGGGCTACCAATAGTAATGTAAAGAATACGGCCGGAATGGTACAGGTATGGGACGAGCAGAGCGGAGCCTTCATACCTGCTGCACAAAAATGCGGTGTATTTATGGGTGATTATTCCCGCGTGGCTATCAATGCGTCGATCAATACCGGGTCGGTAATAGGGGTGAGCTGTAATGTATTTGGGAACGGACTGCTGCCCAAAAGGATCAAAGATTTCAGTTGGGGAACGGAAGGAGCTGTTTATAAACTCGATAAAGCCCTGGAAGACATCGGTAATTGGAAAAAAATGAAGCAGCAAACAGTTTCGGAAGCGGAAGCTTCGGTGCTGGCCTTTATCTTTGCGCATCATTCAAAATAAAGGAAACCCCTAACATGAGAAAGCAAATAGCCGCCGCCAACTGGAAAATGAACCTGACCCTTTCACAGGGAGAGCAATTACTGAAAGATATTCAATCCAAGCCTCATACATTAGGCGCTAACCAACTGGCCATATTTGCCGTTCCTTTCCCATACCTACCCATGGCCCAGCAGCAACTGGCCGGTAAACAAAATGTATTTATTGCAGCACAGAACTGCTACAGCAAAAAAAGCGGTGCCTATACCGGCGAGGTATCGGTTGAAATGCTGCAGTCGCTGGGCATATCTTATGTGGTGCTGGGGCATTCCGAGCGCCGCGAATATTTTCAGGAAAGCAACCAGTTCCTTGCAGAAAAGATCAATATCTGCCTGGAATACAACATACATCCCATCTTCTGCTGCGGCGAGCCATTGAGCATTCGCGAAGCCAATACACAGAATGCTTTTGTTGCCAAACAACTCGAAGAATCTTTATACCATCTCAGTGCCGAACAACTGAAACAGGTAGTGATCGCTTATGAACCCATCTGGGCCATCGGTACCGGCAAAACGGCCACCAGTGCACAGGCGCAGGAAATGCACGCTTTCATCCGCGAACAACTCACTGCCAAATATGGTGCTGCAACAGCCAATGAAATCACCATTCTTTACGGTGGAAGCGTGAAGGCAGCCAATGCAGGCGAAATTTTTGGTCAGCCTGATGTTGACGGCGGACTGGTAGGTGGCGCTTCTATTATTGCCGACGAATTTGTGGCTATTATCAATGCACTGAAAAACAATTAGACAATTTGCCAATTAGTTAATTCGACAATGAAAATATACCTCAATTGTCGAATTGCCGAATTGCCGAATTGATCAATTATCTTTGCTGCTCTATGAAGAAGATCAGGAATTTTTGCATCATTGCGCATATCGACCATGGTAAGAGTACGCTGGCTGACAGGTTATTGGAACATACCAAGACCATTGGCGAGCGGGAGATGATGGACCAGGTACTGGACGATATGGACCTTGAGCGGGAGAAAGGTATTACTATTAAGAGTCATGCGATACAGATCAACTACTCGTATAAGGGTGAACAATATGTACTGAACCTGATCGATACACCCGGTCACGTGGATTTCAGTTATGAAGTGAGCCGTGCACTGGCTGCCTGTGAAGGAGCCCTCTTGCTGGTGGATGCTTCACAAGGTATACAGGCCCAGACAATCAGTAACTTATACCTGGCAATTGACAATGACCTTGAGATCATCCCGGTTATCAATAAGATCGATATGGATGGTGCCAAGATACCTGAAGTGACCGACCAGATCGTGGACCTCATTGGTTGTAAGCAGGAAGACATCCTGCTGGCCAGCGGCAAATCGGGTATTGGTATCGAAGAAATTTTACAGGCTATTGTTGAGCGTATACCTGCTCCTGAAGGCAATGTAGACGCTCCTTTGCAGGCCCTGATATTCGATAGCGTGTTCAATAGTTTCAGGGGTATTATTGTATATTACCGCATCCTCAACGGGGTGATCCGCAAAGGCGATAAGATACGTTTCATATCTACGGGTAACGACTATTTTGCAGATGAAGTAGGGGTGCTCAAACTCAGCATGACGCCTAAAAATGAAGTCGCTGCAGGAGATGTAGGATATATCATCACCGGCATCAAGAACGCCAAAGAGGTGAAAGTGGGTGATACCATTACCCTCGCTAATAATCCCGGTGAAATGATCCATGGTTTCGAGGAAGTGAAGCCCATGGTATTTGCCGGTATCTTCCCGGTGAATACAGATGAATTCGAAGAACTGCGTGATTGTATGGACAAGCTGCAGTTGAATGATGCCTCACTTACTTTCGAACTGGAAACCTCCCAGGCGCTGGGCTTTGGTTTCCGTTGCGGCTTCCTGGGTCTCCTGCACATGGAGATCATACAGGAGCGGCTGGAGCGGGAGTTCAACCAAACGGTTATTACCACCGTACCAAACGTTAGCTTCCACGCTTATACTACAAGAGGGGAGAAGATCATCGTCAATAATCCGGCGGAAATGCCCGATCCTGTTAAGATAGACAGGATTGAAGAGCCTTTTATCAAGGCACAGATCATCACTTTACCGGAATACATCGGCAATATCATGACGCTTTGCCTGGGTAAACGAGGCATACTCATCAATCAAAGTTATCTCACACCCACACGTGTTGAGCTGATCTTTGAAATGCCACTTACTGAGATCGTATTTGATTTCTACGATAAATTGAAAAGTTCTACACGGGGCTATGCTTCTTTCGATTATACACCGATCGACTGGCGAGAAGCAGATATCGTAAAAATGGATATCCTCCTCAATAACGATAAAGTAGATGCGCTCAGTGCCCTTATCCACCGCAGCCGTGCACAGGATTTCGGCAGGAAGCTTTGTGAAAAATTAAAAGAGTTGCTGCCCAGGCAACAGTTCCAGATAGCCATCCAGGCTGCCATCGGTGCCAAGATCATTGCGCGTGAAAATATCAGTGCTATGCGCAAAGACGTTACGGCCAAATGTTATGGTGGTGATATCAGTCGTAAGCGGAAGCTCCTGGAAAAACAAAAAGAAGGAAAGAAACGCATGCGCCAGATCGGTAACGTAGAAGTGCCGCAGGAAGCGTTTTTGGCTGTACTTAAATTAGATTAGTTGTCAGTTATCTTTCATATTTCTGACAACTCTCAACTCATTGTCTCGGCGGATTAACCCTGGAACTGGGATCTACTTCTGCAACCACCCGTTTGTACACCCACCTGCCGGAAATCCATTGAAAGCCCTCATAGCCGCCCTCCGGTACCAGCGTATGTTTCTGTGCAGTCTCACCTGTTTCACTGGTAAGATGTGAGAATATGATGAGGTCCAGATCGCGCTCGTAATTGAGTTTGGCATTGGCGCCTTTTTTAAATTCCAGACAGAAACGGTATGCGGGTTGTGGCGGTTTCAGCGCATCGTTGGGATAACTGAAATAACGGCCGCCGAATTGCGGACTGCCATCGGGGGTGAACGTTAACACTTCAACCCATTTCTTGGTGGTACGTGCATCGTTCTCGTCATACCCCATCAAGGTATAATATTTTCTGTGGTTGTATTCTTTGAGGATGATGCTGTAATAAATGGCACCGATCCAGTTGCGGTTGCTGCGTACAGAATCTACCGGCGCTTCGGTGAATTCAGAAAAATCAAACAGAGGAAATATCTTGAGCGAGCCATCGGTTGTATGCATTTGTATTACTCCTTTCTGGCGGTAATACGTGTAATCTTTCATCACCTGCCAGGTAAAAATGCGAAAACTGCTGTCGGGCGCGTATAGTTTTGAAATGGTGGTCAGCGAATCGAAGGGATAAGAAAAAGAATACGGAACGCGCAAAGCCTGCACCAGTCCGCGTGTAAAGAAACTGTCAGCCCTGAACCGGTCCGGCATTTCTTCCGACTCCATAATGGCTGTAGCATAAGGCTTGATAACCGTTTCAATGCCTCGTATCTTTTGCACATATTCATTGGCAGATTTTTGTGCATTGAGTAAAGATGTTGTCAACAGCAGCAGGCAAATAAAACCTGTTCTTTTCATAACGAATGATATGAACAAATATCAGGAATCTTATGTAAAGATTTTGTTAGAGCAAGCGGGCAAATTCCAACAGGCTGTCCACCCGCAGGTCGATCAGCGGATCGGGGTAGGGTACATCGGGATGAGTAGTGGCCAGGAAAACCGTGTGCATGCCTGCGTTGCGTCCGAATTGCATATCGCTTAAACGGTTACCAACCATGATACTTTTGCTGAATATGATTTCGGGAGCATCTTTTTGTGCCTGGAAAGCCATGCCTGGCTGGGGTTTCCGGTTAGGGGAAAGGTTGTCGAGGTCGGAGCAGAAATAGATGCGATCGATGCGTCCGCCCCTGGTTTCAATTTCATCCAGCATGTGCCTGTGGATGTTGGTAAGATCGGCTTCACTCATCAATCCTTTTCCGATGCCTTTTTGGTTAGTCACTAATATGATCCTGCGAAAATGACTTGCCAGCAAGGGAAGTGCTTCGAGGCTTTCGGGGTAAAATACAAATTCACCCCAGTTGAGGATATAGTCATTATCCTTTTCGTGGTTGATCACTCCGTCGCGGTCGAGGAAGAGGGTCCAGCTATGATCGATCTCTTTGAGTGGCAGCATGATTATCCGAAAATATTAGCTTCTACCAACTGGCAAATGATATGTCCGATCAGTATATGCGATTCCTGTATGCGGGGTGTATCGGTAGAAGGTACGTTGATAAGGCAATCGCTGATGGCTTTCATTTTTCCTCCGCTGGCGCCGGTCATGCCAATCGTGATCACCCCTTTTTCCTTCGCTGTTTCAAACGCTTTAAGGATATTACCCGAATTACCCGATGTGCTAAGTCCGATCAATACATCACCGGCTATACACATACCGTCTACCAGTCTTGAATAGATCACATCGTAACTGTAATCATTGGCTACGGCCGTTATATAAGAAGTGTTGCAGTGCAGTGCTTCGGAAGGAAGCGCTTTACGGTCTTTATAAAACCTGCCGGAAAATTCGGCAGCCAGGTGCTGGGCATCGGCAGCACTGCCACCATTGCCACAAAACAATACTTTATTACCTTTTTGGAAGGCGGTGGTCACAATATCAATTACCTGCTGTATGGTTTGTTGGAGAGCTGCATCTTCCAGCACCTGGCGCTTCACTTCAATGGATGCTGCAATGAGCTCTTTTATTTTTCCGTTCATGGAACTAGGGTTGTAATGGTTTCGGTGAGCCTTGTCCAGCTATACCGCTGTTTTTCATTGCGAAGATGAGGCAAAAAATAATTCTCACCTAATTCATACAATTGCACAATACCGGTGGCAATGGCTGTGGCATTCGGTTCAACAACCACTCCTACCTTACCATCCGGCACCAGGTCGGGCAATCCGCCAACATTGGTAACCAGCATGGGCTTTTCGAAATGATATGCCAGCGGTGTTACACCGCTTTGGGTTGCATCGCGGTAAGGCTGGATAATGAAATCGGCGGCGCTGACATAATAAGCCACTTCATGATTGGGTATGAACCCCGTATGCAACAATAGTTGTGGGACGATCTGTAATCGTTCAATCAGTTGGTCGTAGGGTTCGCGGTTTTCATAGAACTCGCCGGCAATGAGCAGTTTGATTCTTGCATTGCGTATGCGTTCATCGTTCATCGCTTCCAGTAACAGGTCGAGCCCCTTGTATTTACGGATGAAACCGAAGAATAAAATGATTTGATCGTTGGCCGGCAGTTTCAACTTGCTTCTTGCAACATCTTTTGGTATGGCCGGGCCAAAATTATCGTACAACGGATGTGGTACCAGTTGCGATGGTTTGTTGGTGAACTGTTGCAGATCCTGTTGCACCTGTTTGCTCATGGTGATGAACCCGTGCACCGGTTGTATAAAATATTGTGTGAAAAGTTTGTCGCCCGGCCGTTTTTCATGCGGGATGATATTATCTGCGATGCAGATGATCCGGGTATGCTTATTCGTTCTTACTATTCGCAGGATGGTACCAAA
Coding sequences within it:
- the mgrA gene encoding L-glyceraldehyde 3-phosphate reductase; translated protein: MSYTASSNRYEQMEYRRCGNSGLMLPAVSLGLWHNFGDIDSMDKARDILRTAFDHGITHFDLANNYGPPPGSAEKNFGQLFKADFLPYRDELIISTKAGWKMWEGPYGDWGSRKYLVASLDQSLKRMGLDYVDIYYHHRPDPHTPLEETMSTLDLIVRQGKALYVGISSYQPAEAAKAIAILRELGTPCLIHQPKYSMFERWVENGLLDVLGREGVGCIPFSPLAQGMLTNKYLKGVPTDSRAASHRGNGAMEEDQVTPEKLDKVKRLNVLAEQRGQSLAQMALAWVLKDPRITSVLIGASKPEQVTDSLQCIKNYQFSSEELALIEGILR
- the pyrE gene encoding orotate phosphoribosyltransferase is translated as MTNEKAVAEKLLQVGAVKLSPDAPFTWASGWKSPIYCDNRKVLSFPFVRDFIKSELCNVIFEKFPEAEVLAGVATAGIPWGAMAADQLKLPYMYVRPKPKEHGLGNQIEGAYTAGQKVLVIEDLISTGKSSLQVVDVLRSAGVEVVGMVSIFNYGFSIADTAFETAGVPFRSLTNYSNLIELAIEKGQVASSLEPVLLEWRNDPANWKGVH
- a CDS encoding putative sugar nucleotidyl transferase, with the protein product MAIILFDNTVRAHFYPLTQTRAIAGLRMGIVTIRERWSLWTREPVYVHTTGYLQQLYESPAAETHLWIDATVLPSAELLSALSDIEEGSCLADEQGLIAGKTQIAFESFNPANGLHYFKEVRKYAQARRIQHPWHLTQYNDFLLRQDFDLLVEGRNSLPIPETNRVSQPEAIFIEEGAVVEHCIINAATGPVYIGKNATIMEGSAIRGPFALGEGAAVKMNSRIYGATTIGPWCMGGGEIKNSILMGYSNKAHDGYLGDSVVGEWCNFGAGATNSNVKNTAGMVQVWDEQSGAFIPAAQKCGVFMGDYSRVAINASINTGSVIGVSCNVFGNGLLPKRIKDFSWGTEGAVYKLDKALEDIGNWKKMKQQTVSEAEASVLAFIFAHHSK
- the tpiA gene encoding triose-phosphate isomerase — protein: MRKQIAAANWKMNLTLSQGEQLLKDIQSKPHTLGANQLAIFAVPFPYLPMAQQQLAGKQNVFIAAQNCYSKKSGAYTGEVSVEMLQSLGISYVVLGHSERREYFQESNQFLAEKINICLEYNIHPIFCCGEPLSIREANTQNAFVAKQLEESLYHLSAEQLKQVVIAYEPIWAIGTGKTATSAQAQEMHAFIREQLTAKYGAATANEITILYGGSVKAANAGEIFGQPDVDGGLVGGASIIADEFVAIINALKNN
- the lepA gene encoding translation elongation factor 4; protein product: MKKIRNFCIIAHIDHGKSTLADRLLEHTKTIGEREMMDQVLDDMDLEREKGITIKSHAIQINYSYKGEQYVLNLIDTPGHVDFSYEVSRALAACEGALLLVDASQGIQAQTISNLYLAIDNDLEIIPVINKIDMDGAKIPEVTDQIVDLIGCKQEDILLASGKSGIGIEEILQAIVERIPAPEGNVDAPLQALIFDSVFNSFRGIIVYYRILNGVIRKGDKIRFISTGNDYFADEVGVLKLSMTPKNEVAAGDVGYIITGIKNAKEVKVGDTITLANNPGEMIHGFEEVKPMVFAGIFPVNTDEFEELRDCMDKLQLNDASLTFELETSQALGFGFRCGFLGLLHMEIIQERLEREFNQTVITTVPNVSFHAYTTRGEKIIVNNPAEMPDPVKIDRIEEPFIKAQIITLPEYIGNIMTLCLGKRGILINQSYLTPTRVELIFEMPLTEIVFDFYDKLKSSTRGYASFDYTPIDWREADIVKMDILLNNDKVDALSALIHRSRAQDFGRKLCEKLKELLPRQQFQIAIQAAIGAKIIARENISAMRKDVTAKCYGGDISRKRKLLEKQKEGKKRMRQIGNVEVPQEAFLAVLKLD
- a CDS encoding HAD-IIIA family hydrolase, which translates into the protein MLPLKEIDHSWTLFLDRDGVINHEKDNDYILNWGEFVFYPESLEALPLLASHFRRIILVTNQKGIGKGLMSEADLTNIHRHMLDEIETRGGRIDRIYFCSDLDNLSPNRKPQPGMAFQAQKDAPEIIFSKSIMVGNRLSDMQFGRNAGMHTVFLATTHPDVPYPDPLIDLRVDSLLEFARLL
- a CDS encoding SIS domain-containing protein, with the translated sequence MNGKIKELIAASIEVKRQVLEDAALQQTIQQVIDIVTTAFQKGNKVLFCGNGGSAADAQHLAAEFSGRFYKDRKALPSEALHCNTSYITAVANDYSYDVIYSRLVDGMCIAGDVLIGLSTSGNSGNILKAFETAKEKGVITIGMTGASGGKMKAISDCLINVPSTDTPRIQESHILIGHIICQLVEANIFG
- a CDS encoding glycosyltransferase; this encodes MKKKLIIIGPAWPLRGGGLATFNERLALEYIRQGFDTTIYTFSLQYPNFLFPGSSQYTDEPAPEGIPIKVRINSINPFNWWKVGRELKALAPDYIVVRYWIPFMGPCFGTILRIVRTNKHTRIICIADNIIPHEKRPGDKLFTQYFIQPVHGFITMSKQVQQDLQQFTNKPSQLVPHPLYDNFGPAIPKDVARSKLKLPANDQIILFFGFIRKYKGLDLLLEAMNDERIRNARIKLLIAGEFYENREPYDQLIERLQIVPQLLLHTGFIPNHEVAYYVSAADFIIQPYRDATQSGVTPLAYHFEKPMLVTNVGGLPDLVPDGKVGVVVEPNATAIATGIVQLYELGENYFLPHLRNEKQRYSWTRLTETITTLVP